DNA from Sulfodiicoccus acidiphilus:
CTGAACGAGGTGATCTGGGCCATGTGTTCTAGGAGTGACCCAGCCACAACCTTAGATATCATAAGGGACACTGTGGGAACCCACATAGATCCAATGGTCCAACACGAGGAAGGAAAGGACATCAGGGAGTACACGAGCTCCAGGGCGATCGTGGTGGCGGTGAGGCCCTATGGGAGGATGTTGAGAGGGGACTTTCCCCCAGTGGTTGAGCCGAAGGAGGAGACCAAGAGGGAAGTGATGAGGAAGTGGGGGGACGTCTTAGGGGCTTGAGGAGTTACGAGACGTTGTCCCGATCCCTTCCCACGGAGATGAGTGGCGTCCATGATGGTACTACCTGAGGAGGTTCTTTCTTTGTTGAGGGCTGCGGCGCCGAGGAGGAACTCGATCATCGTCCTCCTCACCGTGGATCAGGATCAGTACCCTCACTCGGCCCTCCTGTCTCCATATCAAGTTCTCGCTCTTTCCCGAGAGAAAATGGCCTTTCACGTTCACAGGGGTACAAGGACCGCCGGCAACCTCTCTCGCACGGGGAAGGCCTCCCTGCTCCTCTTCTTACCCCCCAGCGCCTACACGGTAAAGGTGGACGTATTGAGTGTTAGCGCTATGGAAAGTGAGGAGGAGGACATTTACTACTGTAAGGTACGGGACGTTAGACGTGACTACTCAGAGCTCTCACCTATAACC
Protein-coding regions in this window:
- a CDS encoding pyridoxamine 5'-phosphate oxidase family protein, which codes for MMVLPEEVLSLLRAAAPRRNSIIVLLTVDQDQYPHSALLSPYQVLALSREKMAFHVHRGTRTAGNLSRTGKASLLLFLPPSAYTVKVDVLSVSAMESEEEDIYYCKVRDVRRDYSELSPITSEPTFDPTRVSEDYSRRYLKMLTQVSLN